One genomic region from Sphingobacterium multivorum encodes:
- the thrC gene encoding threonine synthase, protein MKFYSTNNKTLEVSFKDAVFNSLPADKGLYMPEEIPQLDPLFIKNIQQYSLQEIAFEVASTLLGNDIPKDDLKQIVNDAINFDAPVRFLTDSTAVLELFHGPSYAFKDFGARFMSRVMGYFSKTDDKLLDVLVATSGDTGGAVALGFLGVEGTRVTILYPKGKVSEVQELQLTTNGQNIRAIEVEGTFDDCQALVKQAFNDAELNAVLRLTSANSINIARLIPQTFYYFYAYAQLKSQGINEVVFTVPSGNFGNIGAGLLAYKMGLPVKHFVAATNVNDTVPRFLSSGKYEPLPSVQTLSNAMDVGNPSNWVRIQDLFGGNVDELKNMLSSYTFTDEETKEGMQKLYEESNYIACPHTAIAWLGARAYANEHPGHYASVFLSTAHPCKFPDAIAADVFGKIVLPAGAERLQGKEKLAEPLKVDFEAFKKYLINHN, encoded by the coding sequence ATGAAATTTTATAGTACAAATAATAAAACATTAGAAGTCTCCTTTAAAGATGCGGTCTTCAATTCTCTTCCTGCAGACAAAGGATTATATATGCCTGAAGAGATTCCACAATTGGACCCGCTATTCATTAAGAATATTCAACAGTATTCCTTGCAGGAGATTGCTTTCGAAGTAGCTTCTACATTATTGGGAAATGATATTCCCAAAGACGATTTAAAACAGATTGTGAACGACGCCATCAATTTTGATGCTCCTGTAAGATTCTTGACCGACAGCACGGCTGTGCTCGAACTATTTCATGGGCCGTCTTATGCTTTTAAAGATTTCGGAGCTCGGTTTATGAGTAGGGTTATGGGCTATTTTTCAAAGACTGACGATAAATTACTGGACGTGCTTGTTGCGACGTCAGGCGATACAGGAGGAGCTGTTGCATTGGGCTTTTTGGGCGTAGAAGGAACACGTGTAACGATCTTATATCCTAAAGGTAAAGTCTCGGAAGTTCAGGAACTACAATTGACCACCAATGGACAAAATATTCGTGCTATTGAAGTTGAAGGAACTTTTGACGATTGTCAGGCATTAGTAAAACAAGCTTTTAATGATGCAGAACTCAATGCTGTATTGCGTTTGACCTCCGCTAATTCAATCAATATAGCACGGCTGATCCCACAGACATTTTATTATTTTTATGCCTATGCCCAGTTGAAGTCACAAGGAATCAATGAGGTCGTGTTTACAGTGCCGAGTGGTAATTTTGGTAATATTGGGGCTGGTTTATTGGCCTATAAAATGGGACTTCCAGTGAAGCATTTTGTAGCTGCAACAAACGTTAATGATACCGTTCCTCGATTCCTTTCTTCCGGTAAATATGAACCACTGCCTTCTGTTCAAACCTTAAGCAACGCCATGGATGTTGGGAATCCAAGCAACTGGGTGCGTATACAGGATCTTTTTGGCGGAAATGTGGATGAATTAAAAAATATGCTCTCTTCTTATACATTTACAGATGAAGAAACAAAAGAAGGAATGCAAAAATTATATGAAGAATCAAACTATATCGCCTGTCCACATACAGCAATCGCCTGGCTTGGCGCTCGGGCTTATGCAAATGAACATCCAGGTCATTACGCTTCGGTTTTCTTATCCACGGCACATCCCTGCAAATTCCCTGACGCAATAGCAGCAGATGTATTTGGAAAAATAGTGTTGCCTGCCGGTGCAGAAAGATTGCAAGGAAAAGAAAAATTAGCGGAACCTTTAAAAGTTGATTTTGAAGCCTTCAAAAAATATTTAATCAACCATAACTAA
- a CDS encoding homoserine kinase — protein MLSEVRVFAPATVANMICGFDILGFAVEQPGDEVVMRRTQQPGVTIREITGDDGRLPLDPGKNTVSACVQYLLQALNISSKVGVEIELHKHMPIGSGLGSSAASTVAGLFAINTMLGNPLTKEELLPFCVEGERLACGTGHADNVAPALYGGITLIRGNEPLDVISIPSPKELVAAVVFPQVDVPTRDARQLIKDKVLLKDAVTQWGNIAGLVAALFKEDYDLIARSMKDILIEPTRAILIPQFYEMKEIALKNGALSFGISGSGPSVVAITRDEKIAKDIADKIQTHLKENEIDSFGYVSRVNVEGPRVLD, from the coding sequence ATGCTGTCGGAAGTTCGTGTTTTTGCGCCCGCAACTGTCGCAAATATGATCTGTGGTTTTGATATATTGGGATTTGCTGTTGAGCAACCCGGTGATGAGGTGGTTATGCGACGTACGCAACAACCTGGAGTAACGATTCGGGAAATAACTGGTGACGATGGAAGACTACCACTCGACCCTGGCAAGAATACCGTATCTGCCTGTGTGCAATATCTATTACAAGCCCTGAATATCTCATCAAAGGTAGGCGTCGAAATCGAATTGCATAAACATATGCCAATTGGATCTGGACTAGGTTCCAGTGCAGCAAGCACCGTAGCTGGGCTTTTTGCCATCAATACCATGCTCGGAAACCCTTTGACAAAAGAAGAATTATTACCATTTTGTGTTGAAGGCGAGCGTTTGGCTTGCGGTACAGGCCACGCCGATAATGTTGCCCCAGCGCTTTATGGAGGCATCACATTAATCCGGGGAAATGAACCTTTGGATGTTATTTCCATCCCTTCCCCAAAAGAACTCGTAGCAGCAGTGGTTTTTCCACAGGTCGATGTTCCCACACGTGACGCAAGACAACTCATAAAGGATAAAGTGCTGTTGAAAGACGCCGTGACACAATGGGGAAATATCGCGGGATTGGTCGCTGCATTGTTCAAAGAAGATTACGATCTCATTGCACGAAGCATGAAAGATATCCTCATTGAACCAACACGTGCAATTTTAATTCCCCAGTTTTATGAAATGAAGGAGATTGCCTTGAAAAATGGTGCGTTGAGTTTTGGTATTTCTGGCTCAGGCCCCTCTGTCGTTGCAATAACACGGGACGAAAAGATAGCAAAGGATATTGCCGACAAAATTCAGACCCATCTCAAAGAAAATGAAATTGACAGTTTTGGCTATGTTTCCCGTGTCAATGTCGAGGGACCTAGGGTATTAGATTAA
- the thrA gene encoding bifunctional aspartate kinase/homoserine dehydrogenase I, whose amino-acid sequence MKVLKFGGTSVGTVESLKAVLSIVKKSYDAKEKPLVVLSAMSGVTNLLTQLAEDAAEGKSFSDGLKSLEDKHFTVVKELLAVKYQNPVFTKLKLFFNEIEDLLQGIFALKELSNQSKDLILSYGERCSNYMVSKVMEQYIPESLFVDASHYVKTDSNFGNAHLNEMLTEQLVKSLYITHGDKLLFVTGFIGSNENGRITTLGRGGSDYTAAIFGSILDATAIEIWTDVNGMLTADPRIVKKAFSLPVLSYTEAMELSYFGAKVIYPPTMIPAFLKKIPIVIRNTFEPDFSGTVIQFDSGKTALPIKGISSISDISVINLSGSGMIGKSGFSGRLFTLLAREQINVVLITQSSSEHSITFAVNPSDAKRAIQLIEVEFELEIQANKLVVPAIEEKLSVLAIVGENMKKTPGMSGRLFAALGRNGINVRAIAQGSSEYNISVIIGKEDLAKALNAVHDAFFAELKKTLHVFNIGTGNIGATLFKQLENQHDFLLDKNDIEIKVVGISNSRKMLFNTEGVDLNNWSDELAKNGTESDLALFIERMKALNLPNCVFIDNTASKLPATYYEDIFKSNISIVTCNKIANSGKYEQYKTLRDTAHRHGVDFFYETNVGAGLPIVRVLKDLMLSGDRILKIEAILSGTISYIFNNFKADASFYDVVKQAQELGYTEPDPRDDLGGIDFMRKMLILARDAGYAVEAEDVDLGAILPPACLKADTVDSFYTELQQENEYFEAMKKKAANENKVIRYIGKLENGKVSIAIQFVDENHPFYALSGSDNIISFTTERYKERPLVVKGPGAGAEVTAAGVFADLVNVGA is encoded by the coding sequence ATGAAAGTTTTAAAATTTGGAGGCACATCGGTCGGTACGGTAGAAAGTCTAAAGGCGGTCTTAAGCATTGTAAAAAAATCTTACGATGCAAAGGAAAAACCATTGGTTGTGTTGTCGGCTATGTCAGGGGTAACAAACTTACTTACCCAACTGGCGGAGGACGCTGCCGAAGGAAAGTCCTTTTCGGATGGTCTAAAGTCCTTGGAAGATAAGCATTTTACGGTTGTCAAAGAACTCTTGGCTGTGAAATATCAAAATCCTGTATTTACAAAGCTAAAGTTGTTTTTTAATGAGATAGAAGATCTCCTCCAAGGAATTTTTGCACTAAAGGAGCTGAGCAATCAAAGTAAAGATTTGATCCTTAGCTACGGTGAGCGTTGCTCAAATTATATGGTATCAAAGGTGATGGAACAATATATTCCCGAGTCTCTATTTGTAGATGCATCCCATTATGTGAAAACTGATTCAAATTTTGGTAATGCACATTTAAATGAAATGCTAACGGAGCAATTGGTGAAATCATTGTACATCACGCATGGTGATAAACTACTGTTTGTCACCGGTTTTATCGGAAGCAATGAAAATGGACGTATTACCACCTTGGGAAGGGGTGGATCAGATTATACCGCAGCGATCTTCGGGTCGATACTGGACGCAACAGCCATTGAAATTTGGACAGATGTGAATGGGATGTTAACTGCCGATCCACGTATTGTGAAGAAAGCGTTTTCCTTGCCTGTATTATCATACACAGAGGCAATGGAGTTATCTTACTTCGGTGCTAAGGTGATTTATCCTCCAACGATGATTCCGGCTTTCTTAAAGAAAATACCGATTGTTATTCGGAATACTTTTGAACCTGATTTTTCAGGGACTGTGATTCAATTCGATAGCGGAAAAACGGCACTGCCAATCAAGGGGATTTCTTCGATCTCGGATATTTCCGTCATCAACCTGAGTGGATCAGGGATGATCGGTAAATCGGGTTTTAGCGGGCGGCTTTTCACGTTATTGGCGAGAGAGCAGATCAATGTTGTGCTAATCACCCAATCATCTTCCGAACACAGCATCACATTTGCTGTCAATCCATCGGATGCCAAACGCGCTATACAATTGATCGAAGTGGAGTTTGAGCTTGAAATCCAGGCAAATAAACTGGTCGTTCCTGCGATCGAAGAAAAACTGTCTGTCTTAGCCATCGTTGGCGAAAATATGAAAAAAACTCCTGGCATGTCCGGTCGGTTATTTGCAGCGCTGGGACGCAACGGTATCAACGTCCGTGCTATTGCACAGGGCTCATCTGAATACAATATATCGGTAATTATTGGTAAGGAAGATTTAGCGAAGGCACTTAATGCCGTACACGACGCATTTTTCGCAGAGCTAAAGAAAACGCTGCATGTATTTAATATCGGCACCGGTAACATTGGCGCAACTTTATTTAAACAATTGGAAAATCAACATGACTTCCTATTGGATAAAAATGATATCGAAATTAAAGTTGTTGGAATTTCCAATAGCCGTAAAATGCTTTTCAATACCGAAGGTGTTGATTTAAATAATTGGTCCGATGAACTTGCTAAAAATGGAACTGAATCAGACCTGGCATTGTTTATAGAGCGAATGAAGGCGCTGAATTTGCCGAATTGTGTATTTATCGATAATACAGCAAGCAAATTACCGGCAACCTACTACGAAGATATCTTTAAATCAAATATTTCAATCGTCACCTGCAATAAAATTGCGAATTCAGGTAAATACGAGCAATATAAAACACTCCGTGATACTGCTCATCGACATGGTGTAGATTTCTTTTATGAAACAAATGTAGGTGCGGGATTGCCTATCGTCAGGGTGCTCAAAGACTTGATGCTTAGCGGTGACCGTATCCTGAAGATAGAGGCTATACTTTCAGGGACAATCTCGTATATTTTCAACAATTTTAAAGCAGATGCTTCTTTTTATGATGTTGTCAAACAGGCTCAGGAACTCGGATACACCGAGCCAGATCCAAGGGATGATTTGGGTGGAATAGATTTTATGCGTAAAATGCTCATCCTGGCAAGAGATGCGGGATATGCTGTTGAGGCCGAAGATGTAGACCTCGGTGCAATATTACCGCCAGCATGTTTGAAAGCCGATACAGTAGATTCTTTTTATACAGAATTGCAACAGGAAAATGAATATTTCGAAGCAATGAAGAAGAAAGCAGCCAATGAAAATAAAGTAATCCGCTACATCGGGAAATTGGAAAATGGAAAGGTATCCATTGCGATTCAGTTTGTTGATGAAAACCATCCTTTTTATGCTTTATCAGGCAGCGATAACATTATATCGTTTACAACAGAGCGTTATAAAGAACGTCCCCTTGTCGTAAAAGGTCCTGGTGCGGGAGCTGAGGTGACAGCTGCCGGTGTATTTGCAGATTTGGTAAATGTCGGAGCATAA
- a CDS encoding C40 family peptidase, translating to MKTKKFIASMLFIGLCLVSQAQTNRNSKPESDPDNLAKEYFSQIMGVAVSATTNTKLYQFVYEWLGTPYRLGGDSKTGIDCSKFSYELYDKVFNTSLGYNSRNQYSQVKTVEKNELKAGDLVFFKIRSKSITHVGVYIGDNKFAHASSSKGVMISNLDEPYWRRYYYNGGRLPEDNRSLTAEILKAEKDNKLN from the coding sequence ATGAAAACAAAGAAATTTATAGCGTCAATGCTATTTATCGGCTTATGTCTAGTGTCGCAGGCACAAACCAACAGAAACTCCAAACCAGAATCAGATCCTGATAATCTAGCAAAAGAATACTTTTCACAAATCATGGGAGTTGCAGTCTCAGCAACAACAAATACTAAACTTTATCAATTTGTTTACGAATGGTTGGGTACTCCCTACCGCCTAGGAGGAGATTCAAAAACAGGCATTGATTGTTCTAAATTTTCTTATGAATTATACGACAAAGTATTTAACACTTCGTTAGGATATAATAGCAGAAATCAATATTCTCAAGTCAAAACTGTCGAAAAAAATGAGCTAAAAGCAGGTGATTTGGTATTCTTCAAAATTAGAAGTAAAAGTATTACCCATGTAGGTGTTTATATCGGTGATAATAAGTTTGCACATGCCTCGTCCAGTAAGGGAGTTATGATTAGCAATTTAGATGAACCGTACTGGCGACGTTATTATTACAATGGCGGCCGCTTGCCAGAGGATAATAGATCGCTTACAGCAGAAATATTAAAAGCGGAAAAAGATAATAAATTGAATTAA
- a CDS encoding phosphoribosyltransferase family protein yields the protein MSSKKTLILNKEQIKQKSIRIAYQILEDNFEDDTLVLVGIADRGYVFAQRLQAILREISTKEILLIKVTMKKTSRSLSASTDIPVDIAKDKTIILVDDVLNSGRALAYGLGVFLNVPLKKMRTAVLIDRSHHKFPIFSDYYGTKLSTILREHVTVTLEEFDKEEDAAWLI from the coding sequence ATGTCTTCAAAGAAAACACTCATCTTAAATAAAGAACAAATAAAACAAAAATCTATTCGGATTGCCTATCAAATTTTAGAAGACAATTTTGAAGATGATACACTTGTATTAGTAGGAATTGCTGACCGGGGTTATGTATTTGCACAACGCCTTCAAGCGATTTTACGGGAGATTTCAACGAAGGAGATCCTGCTGATTAAAGTTACCATGAAGAAAACGAGCAGATCGTTGAGTGCAAGTACAGACATACCCGTTGATATTGCAAAAGACAAGACGATTATCTTGGTTGATGATGTGTTGAATAGTGGTAGAGCCTTAGCTTACGGATTGGGGGTATTTTTGAACGTTCCATTGAAGAAAATGAGGACGGCTGTATTAATTGATAGAAGCCACCATAAGTTCCCTATATTTAGTGACTACTATGGTACGAAGCTTTCGACGATATTAAGAGAACACGTTACCGTTACTCTTGAAGAATTTGACAAAGAAGAAGATGCAGCATGGTTAATTTAA
- a CDS encoding LysM peptidoglycan-binding domain-containing protein, whose product MIGKQTLISILGGVCYVLPLMAQESAVEGMKEAAHTFFQKSIEKEKQEIYQYLDSIKSSGSNRQHDAEITDEDIQLVRKLKAIEREVPLDYSPRVKDLIAKYTSDNYNPYMCRMMGLGQYYFPLFDKIMDEVGVPRELKYLSVVESSLNPRDISSAGATGLWQLMYYEAKTYHLTVDSYTDQRMDPIASSYAIAKILKEAYDEYGDWLLAIASYNGGKGAVSRAIQRSGKENATFWDIAPYLTQQTQNYIPKFIAMTYAMKYAEENDISAADTELSLRTQALDINKRISLNQIADALQVSKETLRALNPSFKRNVLNGTEESPLRLVLPVFDKKIAAEELYAALNTPISSVNPSQAENLSEPLQNGKYKVKVGETFASIADKFEVTVQDIKSWNNLRGNQIVPGQNLLIKKEDDFVNAKLARNTERSSKKSQQRTANASRTAYYVVKKGDTLSEIADKNGTSIGRLKSENDLNGSRIKPGMKLKVSKK is encoded by the coding sequence ATGATCGGAAAACAGACGTTAATTTCAATACTAGGAGGGGTATGCTATGTACTACCACTCATGGCCCAAGAAAGCGCTGTAGAAGGTATGAAAGAAGCTGCCCATACCTTCTTTCAAAAAAGCATCGAAAAAGAAAAACAAGAGATTTACCAGTACCTGGACAGTATAAAATCTTCCGGAAGTAACCGACAGCATGATGCTGAAATTACAGATGAAGATATACAGCTTGTACGGAAATTAAAGGCAATAGAACGTGAGGTTCCATTAGACTACTCACCACGAGTGAAAGATCTGATTGCCAAATACACGTCGGATAATTATAATCCCTATATGTGTAGGATGATGGGACTAGGACAATACTATTTCCCATTGTTTGATAAAATCATGGATGAAGTAGGAGTGCCGCGGGAACTCAAATATCTAAGTGTAGTCGAATCATCATTAAATCCACGTGATATCTCTAGTGCCGGAGCAACAGGATTATGGCAATTGATGTATTATGAAGCCAAAACTTATCATCTTACGGTGGACAGTTATACCGACCAACGTATGGATCCGATCGCTTCGAGCTATGCTATTGCAAAAATCCTAAAAGAAGCTTATGATGAATATGGCGATTGGCTGTTAGCGATAGCATCCTATAATGGCGGTAAAGGAGCGGTTAGCCGTGCGATCCAACGCTCGGGAAAAGAGAATGCTACTTTTTGGGATATCGCACCATATCTGACACAACAGACCCAAAACTATATCCCTAAGTTTATCGCAATGACCTATGCGATGAAATATGCAGAAGAAAATGACATCAGTGCTGCGGATACCGAACTTTCACTAAGAACTCAGGCATTGGATATCAATAAGCGAATTTCATTGAACCAGATAGCGGATGCTTTACAGGTGTCCAAAGAGACATTACGCGCGCTGAATCCTAGTTTTAAAAGAAATGTATTAAATGGTACTGAAGAGTCTCCATTGCGATTAGTTTTACCTGTATTCGATAAAAAGATTGCCGCAGAGGAATTGTATGCAGCGCTCAATACGCCAATATCTTCGGTAAATCCTAGTCAGGCAGAAAATCTAAGTGAGCCTCTACAAAATGGGAAATATAAAGTGAAAGTCGGTGAGACATTCGCTTCCATTGCTGACAAGTTTGAAGTAACCGTACAGGATATAAAATCTTGGAATAACCTGCGTGGAAATCAAATTGTCCCGGGACAAAACTTATTGATAAAAAAGGAGGATGATTTCGTTAATGCGAAGTTAGCTCGTAATACAGAAAGGTCTTCAAAGAAGAGTCAACAGCGGACTGCTAATGCTTCGCGTACCGCTTACTATGTCGTGAAGAAAGGTGATACATTATCTGAGATCGCAGATAAAAATGGTACATCAATCGGTCGACTTAAAAGTGAAAATGATTTAAATGGAAGTCGGATAAAGCCGGGGATGAAATTGAAAGTATCAAAAAAATAA
- the tatA gene encoding twin-arginine translocase TatA/TatE family subunit, whose amino-acid sequence MSTSLLIMGIGGQELIVIVVILLLLFGGKKIPELMRGLGKGVKEFKEGQKDESSPEKKSEVEDNK is encoded by the coding sequence ATGTCAACATCATTATTAATCATGGGAATCGGGGGGCAAGAGTTAATTGTCATTGTAGTAATATTGTTACTATTATTTGGTGGCAAGAAGATTCCTGAATTGATGCGCGGATTGGGTAAAGGAGTGAAGGAATTTAAAGAAGGCCAAAAAGATGAGTCTTCACCTGAAAAAAAATCTGAAGTAGAAGATAACAAATAA
- a CDS encoding murein hydrolase activator EnvC family protein: MNFKKTILGIAAFLFMIGISSAQTRAELEKQREKLNREIAELQNTVKEIAKEKSLTQQQVTALSKQINLREQKINTITSEVAVINKHINANTAAVNKLKAELEKMKRDYEKMVMFAFRNRNAYNKLMFIFASKDFNQGFRRVKYLQQFNDSRKLKAADIENTKKQIEQKIAQLQADRNKQVALMKEQENEKKTISQQRSVYSGQLSELIVTERGVKKDITQKQKEERRINAAIKEIIRREIEAERRRAEAARRAAEAAAERNRKANESTSTTKGKNNTKTSTSKMSESEVLRSTPEAVKLSNDFRSNRGSLPWPVSNAKIMQDFGGESVGRNVNVEHISVKIQTSSGAAVKAVFAGEVSSVLTMYGQRIIMIKHGEYYTVYNNMGSVSVSKGQKVSTGQTIGTADVDSDTGVPMVDFSVYQGSTPLNPMSWLAR, from the coding sequence ATGAACTTTAAAAAGACAATACTTGGTATAGCTGCTTTCCTATTCATGATTGGGATTTCATCGGCGCAGACTAGGGCTGAACTTGAAAAACAGCGTGAGAAACTCAATCGTGAAATTGCTGAATTACAGAATACGGTCAAAGAGATTGCAAAGGAAAAATCACTTACTCAACAACAAGTGACAGCATTGAGTAAGCAGATTAATTTGCGCGAGCAGAAGATAAATACCATTACTTCGGAAGTAGCTGTAATTAACAAACATATCAATGCCAATACCGCTGCCGTAAATAAGTTAAAGGCCGAATTGGAGAAGATGAAACGTGACTATGAGAAGATGGTGATGTTTGCGTTCAGAAACCGGAATGCCTATAATAAATTGATGTTTATTTTTGCATCCAAGGATTTTAATCAGGGGTTCCGACGGGTTAAGTACTTACAACAGTTTAACGATTCTAGAAAGCTGAAAGCTGCTGATATCGAAAATACAAAGAAACAGATTGAACAAAAAATTGCTCAATTGCAGGCGGACCGAAACAAACAGGTTGCCTTGATGAAAGAGCAGGAAAATGAGAAAAAAACCATATCTCAACAGCGATCTGTTTATTCTGGACAATTGAGTGAATTGATTGTTACAGAGCGCGGCGTGAAGAAAGATATTACCCAAAAGCAAAAAGAGGAGCGTCGTATTAATGCGGCCATCAAGGAGATCATTAGAAGAGAAATTGAGGCTGAACGTCGACGAGCTGAGGCGGCGCGTCGTGCTGCGGAAGCTGCTGCTGAACGGAATCGCAAAGCGAATGAGTCCACATCAACTACAAAGGGTAAGAACAATACAAAAACGAGTACTTCGAAGATGTCAGAATCTGAGGTGCTCCGTAGTACACCAGAAGCAGTTAAACTTTCAAATGACTTCAGATCTAACCGCGGTAGTTTACCTTGGCCTGTTTCCAATGCGAAGATCATGCAAGATTTTGGAGGGGAAAGTGTCGGAAGAAATGTCAATGTGGAACATATATCCGTGAAAATACAAACTTCTAGTGGTGCGGCTGTGAAAGCTGTTTTCGCAGGAGAGGTAAGTAGTGTTTTAACAATGTATGGTCAACGTATCATAATGATTAAACATGGTGAGTACTATACTGTCTACAATAATATGGGAAGTGTAAGTGTTTCTAAAGGGCAAAAAGTAAGCACGGGTCAAACTATAGGAACGGCGGATGTGGACTCCGATACAGGTGTGCCAATGGTTGACTTCTCTGTTTATCAAGGGTCAACACCACTGAATCCGATGTCATGGTTGGCGAGATAA
- a CDS encoding DUF4292 domain-containing protein, with the protein MWNKIVWVSAVVLLLSSCSSKKKLLKGADLKAENELTIKDNTREAKKNSLRDLFLTNLNYSTFSGKAKMRLDLGKDNYDVTSTIRIEKDKRIWISISATLGIEVARVLITPDSVQILNKFQSEYMVKPFDYLYRFASPDLTFGNLQDLLLANLSVNLLSDIDQVNFKQDSMSVQLDGKLNELDFLYKLNNNNRPYQFRLAQLSKKQLLEANYGEYAMASGQEFPMLLKMIISDGRQEIKTEINFNKVTFNEPVEMPFSVSSRYKVIR; encoded by the coding sequence ATGTGGAATAAAATTGTTTGGGTTAGTGCTGTTGTGTTGCTGCTTTCTTCTTGTAGTTCTAAGAAGAAACTACTAAAAGGTGCTGACCTTAAAGCTGAAAACGAGTTGACCATAAAAGATAATACAAGGGAGGCGAAAAAGAATAGCTTACGTGATCTTTTTTTGACCAATTTGAATTATTCTACTTTTTCTGGAAAAGCGAAGATGCGTCTCGATCTTGGGAAGGACAATTATGATGTCACTTCTACTATTCGAATAGAGAAAGATAAAAGGATCTGGATTTCCATTTCTGCTACACTGGGTATAGAGGTTGCCCGGGTATTGATCACTCCAGACAGTGTACAAATTTTAAATAAGTTTCAGAGCGAATATATGGTTAAGCCATTTGACTACCTATATCGTTTTGCCAGTCCGGATTTAACTTTCGGAAATCTACAGGATTTGTTGCTAGCCAATCTTTCGGTGAATCTATTGTCCGATATTGATCAGGTTAATTTTAAACAGGACTCGATGTCTGTCCAGTTGGATGGCAAACTGAATGAACTAGATTTTTTATATAAGTTAAATAATAACAATAGGCCTTATCAGTTTAGATTAGCGCAACTTTCAAAAAAACAATTGCTGGAGGCCAATTACGGTGAATATGCCATGGCCTCTGGACAAGAATTTCCGATGCTTTTAAAAATGATCATTTCTGATGGTCGTCAAGAGATAAAAACAGAGATAAATTTTAACAAAGTGACTTTTAATGAACCAGTCGAAATGCCTTTTTCAGTATCGTCACGTTACAAAGTAATCCGATGA